The nucleotide sequence AACACGTTTCTTATCAGAGCAACACGTGGACTTacgttattgtttatttttgaacacgattatatattttgttgcacGATCATTGCTCCTCatactatatatgtatattatgggttttgtatgttatgttttaaacaCGTGCTTTTACAAGTGTAATCTTCAAACAAATGaaaggaacaataaaaaatctttaccaTTCAAAATTTGTACTGAAAGGGTTTTTAAAgtcaaaaagtaaacaataggTAAACTATTTTAATCCGCCTGAAACCTTGGTCAATTTTACCgaattaattattgtatcgtGAACCTTTGTTATCAATAAGCTCGTGCTCATTGATAACAAAGGTGCTCGTGGCTTAGCTATAatcgcataagtgattcgatcacaggttaagctatgcttgacgcggttggtccgtagatgggtgaccatatggtcccggctgttattcctacatctttaacagtcgttagaGGTAGTCAGAAGCCTGAAAAGTCTtacaaccagtttaaccaaggggtatcgtgttgccctgggttaaggaggtcagataggcagtcgctccttgtaaaacactggtacttagctgaaaccggttagaatggtagccgaccctaacatagttgggaaaagactagtcCAATGATGACCGTAAAATATACCGATAAAGACTCgaccttttttataatattattatgattattaaattaaaattaatatataatatgtaagtatcatttttcttattagggttccgtacgtctgaatacaaaaaacggaacccttataggatcactcgtgtgtctgtccgtccgtcgcttacagttaATTATCcccgaatctattagaccgattaagttgaaatttggtacacatatcaattcctgtgacccacacagaggtgtgacgtgagcagatgaaatctgtgtATGGGGGGTCATtattggggggggggggattaattttaaaataaatagtttccaagttaatcaagaaaatagacgaaaattgaccattcccccccccccctatctccgaaactactgaacctaaaattttgaaaaaaatacagaaattagttttctccttatagattataagaaaacctataagaagtccatgatattaaaataacatggtaaatcactcaatattgtgcgtaccaacttacatttgcaggtggaatgtgtgggagaacatattttgaacataaaaacatgataggtaacatcgtacggaaccctcttcacgcgagttcaactcgcacttgtttTATCTAATCATATCTAATTTTGCACTTAAGCAATAGTGGTGTGATTTAGTCGAAATCATAGATATCTTATCAGTAGATTAGGGATATGTTTACGATTTTACTATATTATGTGTATGCAAAAGTGATAACATTTCCTAtttaatgtttacttagtaacagaggttatatataataaattcgtTGTGTAAATAATAGCTTAAGATTGGattaagtcaaaataaaaataatttgtaaacatttagttaatttgttttaccCCCATTATCTGACCAcaggattaaaattaaaaacacgtctaataatcattataatgtattaaaaaacaaaaaaacacacatCACATTGTATGAACGTGTTAAATAATCGAATTAAACAATGAAATtgcagaaaatattataaaaatgtttcatcgACCAATAAGAACAAATAACACGATCATGCGATATCAAAATGAcgtgttttaatattacgaGATGAGGTCCATTCAGACGACGGCGACGTGAAAATAACGTACCAATTGTTATACATTGCCGGCATTGTTTTATCACTTCTGTTACCAAAACTGCGCGGCTCCGCAATGTATAGCACCTCGCGATATATTTCTCACATCGTCTAAACGAGACTTCATACGAGAATCGTCTTTAACACTCTGTGTATTCAACTGTGTTGTGTGTagcattttaactttatttatgaatattttaacctTTAAGGCTAActtgattcatttttattcagattCCAATGGAATCCTGTCTGACACGTGGTGTTACAATACCGGTAACGGTTTTAGAATAGTGCTAAGAAACATATTATAAGCTTCTTCTTTCGTTTCTACCTCTATTTTTGTCATACTATGTCGTGTGGATGATGGTCAATGGTTTTACCATTAAAACCCAAAGACAGTAAGgtgttatatgtatgtatttaccatcataataataaatcaaaatcaaaaaagtttttatttcaaataggccgtatctcaattaattaattaattaattatctaatttactCAGCATCTTCACCATAAAGTAATGATTCAAGGGTctgttcagttttaaaataattaatcctTATTGTTTAATTCATCTCGGATTCCAGTAATTTATCGTCAGTATCATTATCCCTAAATCATTTATCTCCTTGTTACAGGAGTCATGGCAGGACCCGAAGACCAAAGACACGGGCGCTGTGATCAATATCCTGGATATAGGAAGACAGAACTTTGCTAATGGCGGCGTCGTGTCCCGATACCTCTGCGACTTGGCCCAGTGCTGCAACCTCACAAACTATGACTACAAAGATGTTGTCCCCAACGTAAGTATTGTATTAGAACTTCTGCAGAACGTTCATAAGATACCATAGTTATAAGTAACGCTCTTTTGCTTAGAGGACAAAAACAACTCTCTCCAATAAAGCAATATTCTTTTCCGAAAAAGGTTCTCTCAAAAAAGCTTATTAGGTTATGCCAATATTGTATTGTGAACCTAGTTATTTAATAGATTTGAGTGAGTTCTTTTTagaaatttgtatattttcttcGATGAAAGCCGTTTTTTATGTGACCACGATCTTTTCATAAATAGCAGACCCTTGCCACTTCGTGGGGCTTAGTTTTTGGTTtgtgtaaagaaataaaaccctACGACGCACACAAATGCCCTAGCTTACTTTTAGTCAAAAGAATTTCAAAATCGGTAGGTCCAGAGATTAGCGCCTACAACCTAacaaactgtttaattttacaatagaaatataataacaacatCGATTTATTTCATCTAGGTAGTGAAAGACGACAGCGTCCAGCGCGCTATAGATGAAGCCACACAGGAAGCGTTGAGAAAAGCGGAGGAGAGCGACCCGGGAGCGGAGTACGCGACCATACGGAAACGAGTGGAGACCAAGGCCATGAAAATTATACAGGACATCAGCTCGGCCATGTCTTCTAGAGTGCTCAAGTAAGTGGAACTGGCTGAGGTCTTACATGGTACTTATGGGTCTGTGTTTCTCTCGGAACCAGGCATAACATAATTGGGGATAATTTgggaacggtttactcaagcgaAGTGATTCTACTCTATTGTCGCGTCAGCtcctgattaaggactccggttgagtcctaAACTTATAGGGCGATCCCGATTAGCGTTATTAAACATATATAAATACGCCTCACGAAAATCATATAGGGGTCATAACCGTAATATTAATAAGCGCTATGTATGTTCTATACAGTAAGCTTGTTAGATTAGTTTCGGTAGCAAAGAATCGAATGAACGACTAGGAAACACGATCCATTTGAATTTCGTGTACCATCGCTTTCAAATATATTGtgtttccttatggtgtaccgACTGGGTAGTCCAGAACTATTTTACTAACTATTTATTATCTCATCGaacgaataaattttatttcttccaTAGAATCCTGGTAAATGTTGTGCAAGTTACTAAATAAACCTGCTTTCCCCAGGTTCGTAGCATGGGTATGCCACAAGGCGGTGAGGCGcgtggcgggcggcggctgcggcACGCGCGTGGCCAGCATCGAGCGTCTCCGCCGCGCCAACGCCGCCGGCCTGCCTCTTGTCTTCGTGCCGCTGCACAGGTCCCACTTCGACTACATCCTGATGACCTTCACGCTGTACCTGACGGGCTTGAGGCCGCCGCTAGTAGCTGCCGGCGATAATATGAGGATACCTTTCTTTGGGTAAGTGTGTGTGGTGTCTATACTGTCTATATCTTATACTAGCTGTACAGTGGATAAtataaagcagaaaaaaaattgctacATATAATCATCACCCTTCAACGAATAAACCTTCCAcgaatattttaagactaaaatagcgaaatcggttcagcattTAACGAGTTTTAGTGAAACTAAGGAacaacaattcattttaatatttatacacggtgattttttagtcgtcttacaaaaggagcccagttcatgtatccgacgtaaaaaaAACCCtagcgcgattattatttactcAGACCGCGCTcgcagagctgtgtttctaaaaaactacgaattgcatcataatatgaacaaaaatttcattttaaatttattcaaatctcataagtaccaatttttatcatgaacgtgttctagtcattggatacatgaactgggctgcttttgtaagacgacaaaaaaatcacggtgtatatgtatagaagaaaataaagttatgTCATAAGCCAAAAAACACACCAACTTTGCATGGTGTTCAATCGACCCTGTGTTATCACTAAAATGTTAGTatttctaattatgtttatttacgatgtgtattttatttcagttggtTCCTCCGAGGCTGCGGTGCGTTTTACATCAGACGAAGGGTCGAGGGCTCCGAATATCACAGTGATAACACGTACAAATCAGCACTtaggtaacaaaataaacttaattaagatTCAAGATTTTAAACCTTTAAgaatgaataaaacaacaagCTAGGACTTGCAGATCACTCGAAAATAAGCTTTATGACTATCGGTTTAAAGTgtgtaaagttttaaatcttGATTTCCAAGCCTGTATTTTacgtcgtaaaataaatatttttcccttCAATAAGTCTGCATTATGTTAAACTAAAACTAGACTAAAACCAACACTTAAATTTTTTTCCAGAGCATACATCCTGAACAGTTTGGCGGCTGGTAATAATTTAGAATTCTTCATTGAGGGAGGTCGCACCAGAACCGGCAAGCCACAGACGCCTAAAGGTACCATGaactttaactttaacaaataagTATTCTACGATAATAATGATGACAGATTATATtctaattgaaatgttttatttatgccAGGGACTGAATAACCCGAAAATTacggtatgtttaaataacggtatgacgtcataccgtaaaaaaattgttaccgctatatttggatacctaattttatttcggtacCTTAATTTTTGGGTACCAATATACAGTGGCGTAGCGTGCCATTTTGGCGCCTGGGGCGGGAGACCCACTTTGCCGCCCCCATTCTATaggtgcttaattaaaattaaattgcacaggcaatgagatactttttattgaagaaaaaattggATGAGCGGTTTTACAAGCGGATTCTACGAGCCTTATGAGCAGCGAAGTCAGAAATAACtttgtcaaaatcaatattagcaGCCAATTCTTGTTCAATCGACAATATAGCCAAGTTTGATAATCTAGCGGAGCTCATAGTAGATCtgaggtaattttttattagcttcaactTCGAAAAACTTTTCTCACAGCTTGCCACACTAATCGCCAAAGTCAAATATATACGAATCAAGATGACTATATTTGGAACCGAAATTCCGAGATTCAGTTTTTGAATGAACTGGAGGAGCTCCAGTGGTCCTTTACCACTTATATCTTCCTCTGATTCAGAACAGGCAATAAATTGCTGGAGACGCTTCCGCTCCATCTGAAACTCGTCCTTGTCGATGTCTTCTAATACATGGGAAAGATCACACTCGAACTTGCTGTCCAAAAGTTTTGCTGGCATCAAAAATCCGAACTTGTCCGATATTTCTTGAATTTGCTGGAATCGAGTCGTCATTTCTTGAATGATCTTGTCCAATGATGCGAACACCTCTCGACGGATTTCCTGCTCGTGAGACAAAGCTGCATCTGCAGAAGATTCATCGCCATGCATGCGTTTTTTCCTGCGAATTCTTCTCGTTTTGAGTTCGATTCCGAGTTTTTCGCAAAGAGTCTTAGCAAAGTCAATTGCTTCTTGCACTAAACGGTCTCTACTTTCCACTAAGAGGGTTTTCAAAGCGCAGAGTTTCTGAGCACACTTATCCACACTTAGTCCTCGTTGCTGCAGGTAAATCTGTGCGTCATCTACTTCAGGTAGCACTGCAGCCCAAAAGCCAAGAAAAGTTAGGAAGTTAAATGACTGCATGGCTGTCAGGAGAAGACTGGCTCCCGATCTTGTTTCGGAAGTTTGAGATGAATCTGTTAATTGTTCCAGTACCTCAAGAACTccctcaaacttatttttaagcatcTTGACAGCTACATGTCTAGCGCTCCAACGCGTTTCAGTGACTCGTTTCACTGCTTGACCTGTGACGGCAACCAAAGCGTTCCATCTAACAGTTGATGCAGAAAAGAAGGCAAATAGCTTCTCTAGAATTCCAAAAAACGTCACCGAATTCACTGATTCAGAAGCAGTGTGTACCCCAGCCAAGTTTAGTGAGTGGTTTGTGCATGCAACGAATAGAGCTTTCGGATTTAGTGCTTTAATCCGGGCTTGAACTCCATTGTGGATCCCTGACATTGTGGCAGCATTGTCATAAGCCTGTCCTCTCAGATTCTGTATGTCCAGTCCGTCTGATGTTATCTTCGCGATTATATCGTTGCTGAGATCTTctgcattttttccttttggttGGAAGAAGTCAATGAAAGATTCTACCACAGCGACTTTTTCTCCTTCGATATGTACGTATCGCAGAACTTGGCTCATTTGGTCATTGTGGGAGATGTCTGGTGTACTGTCGAAGATTACGCaataatatttagctttttGAATACGACGGATGATGGTGGATCGAACTTGCTGTcccagtaaatttataaattcattctgGGTTTCTGGAGACAGATATGAAACTGACACTCTTGCTCCCAGCTTTATCTTTGTCAGGTGTTCCATTAGAAGAGGATCGTATTCAGCTAGGAGGTGCACTAACTCTAGAAAGTTCCCGCGATTGCCACTATCATCTCCTCGAATGTCTTCTCGATGTCCTCTGAAGGCCAGATTCTGTTTGGCTAAGAACTGGATAATATTCAGCAACCTGTACAATACATCCCTCCATTTCTTCTCCTCACTTTCGAAAACTTCTTGTTGTTTCTGATCGATGGTTGCTTTACAGTTCAGGCAAACTTCCAACTCCTTCCATTTCAAGAAACTCTGTTCATGGCCCAGGTTATTTTCATGGTCTCCGATTCTTGGATTTAGCTTCCACCATTTGTTGAATCCTTCTTCAGATGCGAAGTTCGAGCCGGAATTGCCAAACAGCTtgcaagaaaaacaatacaaagacTGCTTCAGAGGCGAGTACACCAGCCATGTTCGGAGAACCTTTTCGCCATTAGATAATGGTTTGTAGAACCACTCTTTGGTTAGTTTTCGGGTACCGCCTTTCGTTGAAGTCCCTGAGCGAACAACATCGGCAAATTTGGAATCGATGTGCTGTACTGAGTCAGACCCGCGACGTACTAGAAGCGTTCTGACTTCGTCGGTCATAGGAGAAGGCCAGCAACCTACATCGTCGAGATTCACATCTTTGACTTCGGCAGGAGCAGAAGGCACGATTTCAATTATGTCTTCTTTGGCAACATTCACTTTTTCTGCAGGCTTATGACTAGATGCTTGAGGCACATCTGGTGAGTCGACTTCGTCTTGACCCTGCTCTGTGGTGGGACCAGAACTACTTCCAACTGCGACGCCAGGCACGTCTTCTTCTTGTGCctgtaaaataagttatgtattcCCATGAATATTGGCTAGAAGACAcgttagaatttcaaataagtattttaactatcacaaaacaaaagtggtTTTGGTGACGGCGCggctaaatgaaaaattatgttacctaccataaataatcaagtgatcaaaaaacaaagaaaatattcctagacatttacaaaacattcccaatacaaaatttcatcttattttgtttagcggCTTAGGCTATAGAGCtgacaactaaaaacaaacgcacatacatacacattttgattttttactttagataAAGAACCTTGCAATTTATTGCGAGCGACCCAGccaataaaatgtctaaaataactgGAGTAATTCTAGGCCACACACGATTCTAGATGGAGGAATCATATATCTACTTACACTGGAATCACTTCCACTGCTGCAGGATGCCACCGAAGACGTTAACGTGGCTTTCGAACCAGAACtagaactgaaatatttcagtaatgcaCCTTGAGACTTTTTCGCATCTGCTGCTTTCTTAGCCCTTTTTTTGCGGAATTCCGCACCGCTTTCTTTGactcttttcattttcaaaaactaattcaaagatTGGGTAAAGatctaaatgtttagttttagaagattcaatagtatttaaaagatcgaaacacaatcaaaacgactttcgttccgtatccaaaactctcgcaaaacaaacatacgaGTAATGCGTGATTGCGTAATGGCACTTCACGAtgcactaaaacaaacaaagtacctacaaatGAATGCGTAGTACTAATTCAATGAGTGCGAAAGAGAGGCATCGACACGGGCCgactcgtaaaacaaaagatttcagaTTCAGATCAACTCGGTTCGCGCGCGTTGCCTcgccggcgcggcgggcgggcggcgcggcgtgatGCGATGTTGCCGTtcgtatgtaaacaaacaaaccttataaAGAGCTCTGTCAGTAATttagcaatttttcttttaaataaattttaaaaaatcctttgtgcgcaaaattttatataaaaatggaaaattatactgtgtaatgaaatgaatgaatcataGATCAGATCTCAACCCGCTTCAACGGCGACATTTTGCCGCCCCCGCGGGCTGCCGCCCGGGGCGGGCCGCCCCCTCCGCCCCacccacgctacgccactgccaatataaaaaggtatatttcgcTAGCAGTACTTAGccgttactaaataaaggtatgaaaaagaTGGAAAGACGAAGAAAACAGGATTGTTGCCGGCGCGCACGGTCGTGCCTTGGCCTTGACCACCCTTTTCGGTGCCTCGCACCCCTCGCCCACGTCCCGCAACTGTCAACGCTATATTTTTCGGTACCGATATCGCATAAAGGTTAAATAGCGGTATAccctaacttttatttttttaaggtacacttattttataccGGTAGCGTAACCTTATACCGTAACCCCTTTCAGTCCCTGATTTATGCTTGCTTGGATAAACAACATAGAAGACATTggtatgtttgtatattttgagATATCTGATAACGGTGTAGAAAGTTGTCTAGACTTTAAAAGGGAAATCTACCCGggattttgttttgacattccttctcagggtagtcagataggaaatgtggACATCAGctttctcaaataaaaaaacctataaaaattacaatatattcttttgtttcggATCGGAAGTCTACAAATTTctcctcccgctttgggttgagcagaatTGAGACTTTGACTGACTAAAAGACAAACTTGTTCCGTCCCCGGCACACAAAGAGCGAAGGAACGAGTTACAACGTATAATAACCTGCCTCGTTTCCACAATGCAATGTCAGAACAGCCATTGAGGTCTAAGCTTTAGGCTTGAACCGAATTTTAAACCACATTTTACATTCCAGCTGGCATCCTCTCGGTGATAATGGACGCCTACCTAGACGGTACTATAGACGACGCCCTCCTAGTACCAGCGACACTGAACTATGACAAACTAGTCGACGGAAACTTCGTCCGAGAACAGCTCGGCATGCCCAAACAGATGGAGACCTTCTGGTCAGCTTTGAGAGGAATCTGGAGAACGTTGAACACGAACCATGGGAGTATCAGAGTGGATTTCAATCAACCTATATCTTTGAAGGTAATTGGTGAAAGTGTGATTACGTAGTCGATAAGAACTAATATCCTTTTGTTCACCAGTAGGCGCCACTGGCGAAAGTGCAGTATGAGGGAAATGAAAGACAAACTATGTTCTTTCATAAACTCGATGATATCTCGAACAGCGCCTAAAACGGCATATTTAATtcctattaaatgatgcaacggtttactcacgcgtatttatcgagattgcccgactagtttcgggcacaaccggagtccttaattatgagatGACGCGgtggcgggcgagcgagtcgagTTCGACGCATGCTCCCCCGTCGATATAGCGAATGATTATGAAGTTCGGTTTCATTTTGTCCTCACATAAGGCactcaaaaactttaaatctgCTAtagaaaatcaaattgaaatctCATCAACAAAAATTCCACTTACTTTATCCAGGAACTAGTAACATCATTCCAAAAGTACCAGCACTACAAGGCGCCGATCGAGACGTCGCTCACGCCGCCGAACAACAACCTAGCCGTCAACTTGGACAGACAGATCTTATACAACCACAGTCACTCCAGTTTGTATGGCGCTGACGTCAGCACTGACCACAAGATGATGGTCGAAGCGATCGGGAGGCATCTGGTTTATGGTAtgttaacttatattttttgttcaaggtttcaatattgcaataaattttaatataatatgtagttttgGCTATTAGGTATGGGTTTTTAATGTATTCTTGTAAATTATAGCGTCTTTTG is from Trichoplusia ni isolate ovarian cell line Hi5 chromosome 6 unlocalized genomic scaffold, tn1 tig00003652_group5, whole genome shotgun sequence and encodes:
- the LOC113506249 gene encoding LOW QUALITY PROTEIN: glycerol-3-phosphate acyltransferase 1, mitochondrial-like (The sequence of the model RefSeq protein was modified relative to this genomic sequence to represent the inferred CDS: inserted 1 base in 1 codon) — its product is IIIPKSFISLLQESWQDPKTKDTGAVINILDIGRQNFANGGVVSRYLCDLAQCCNLTNYDYKDVVPNVVKDDSVQRAIDEATQEALRKAEESDPGAEYATIRKRVETKAMKIIQDISSAMSSRVLKFVAWVCHKAVRRVAGGGCGTRVASIERLRRANAAGLPLVFVPLHRSHFDYILMTFTLYLTGLRPPLVAAGDNMRIPFFGWFLRGCGAFYIRRRVEGSEYHSDNTYKSALRAYILNSLAAGNNLEFFIEGGRTRTGKPQTPKAGILSVIMDAYLDGTIDDALLVPATLNYDKLVDGNFVREQLGMPKQMETFWSALRGIWRTLNTNHGSIRVDFNQPISLKELVTSFQKYQHYKAPIETSLTPPNNNLAVNLDRQILYNHSHSSLYGADVSTDHKMMVEAIGRHLVYDAAQATALMCTNVVSYVLLTEARRGASLAALCARVAARHAALAADGRDLGYSGDVAHAVNHALGMLGRVVRRGPGGLVCGVSSVAASLELSYYANAVVAHYAAPAILATALESLLSGDPSQEISQSELLESSLQLCEVLSHEFIVCAPCQRIQDRMLDAIDSLSAHEVIIRKKTTSGLEEEAWSRRAARRLEGDDETPEPASXYTLSQSPHALAERRRLILTLRPLLEAYSATCRQLQTTSEGTVQQLVKDTLDSLTEDYTQNKMIYGEAVSTDAIRNCVRLLRQWGVVSQTGRALRLAPAYRAAPALRAVCQHLTKFSADWPLLRDPRCADSPLLRDPAVLTDSPRCATPSSADWPLPRDHSLC